GGAGCCTGCAGTATCCCGGTTCATCGCGGTGATGAACGCGTCGCGGGCGATGGGCAACGTACGGGTCATGAAACCCTCCTTTAATCAGTTAAATCTAGCGGGTCGGGGGCCCCGAATGTCCCGAACGGACCCCGCCGAGCCGATCTGATGGTCTATTTTCCTGTTTATGACGCCAGTTGTCGACTCACTGCCCTTCGAAATCCGTCGCTCGCCCGTTCAGGGCCTGGGCGGCTTCGCCATACATCACATTCCTGCTGGTACGCGTCTCATTGAGTACGCCGGTGAACGCATTACGCCGGCGGAATCGGAGGCGCGCTATCCGGACGTGCCCGGCGAGCGCCATCACACCTACCTCTTTGCCATCGACGATGCGGTGGTGGTTGACGCGGCGGTCAACGGCAACGAGGCGCGTTTTCTCAACCATTCGTGTGCGCCCAACTGTGACGCCGTCATCGATGAGGGCCGGATCTGGATTGAAACGCTGCACGACATCGAGCCGGGTGAGGAACTGGTATACGACTACGCCTACGTCCTGAACGAACGCCACACCCCCGCCGCCAAGCGCCGCTACCCCTGCCATTGCGGGGCCATCACCTGTCGGGGGACCATCCTCGCCAAAAAGCGGTGACAGCGCTGGCCGTCCGTGTTGCGTACAGGTAGGAGCGCGCGATAGGCTGGTGAAGGCTGTTCACTCTACTGGAGATCCCATGCGGTCGTGGTCCGTTGCAGTCGCCGTTGTTGTCACCAGCGCCGCCCTGGGGTGTGCGCATGCCAAAACTGAACCGGCCGCAGCGGCGGCGTCGCCAGTGGCCGCCAGGCCGGAGCCGGGCCGAGGGGGTCCTCCGGGTGAAGGACGGGGCGGCGCGCCGGCGGGTCCGCGCCGCGCACCGCAGCCACCCAATTGGGAGCGTCAGGACTCCGTGCGCCGGGCCCTGGTGGCCGAGGTGCTCAAGTCGGTTGAAGGACGCGAGAACGAACCGGCCGGCAAGGTTTTCAAGAACGTGCAGTTGAACAAGGCCATGCCGGTCAAGGAATTCCTGGCGATGATGAACGAGCAGTACGGGCGCAGCGTGGGCGCCAGCTGCACCGGATGCCACGCCAACACCAACGTGGCCGGTGTGCTCAAGGTGGACTACGCCAGCGAAGAGCCCAAGAAGAAGCAGATCGCCCGGCAGATGGAACGCATGACGCAGTCCATCAACAAGGATCTGTCAAAGGTGAAGGAGCTCGACCAGCCCTATATCAGGACCACGTGCGTGGTGTGTCACCGTGGTGCGGAGCACATGCCCACCACCATGGAGCCACTCAAGAACACGGAATCGCCACCAACACGGAAGAAAAGCTGACGGCTGTTTAGCCCGACTGAATGGCCTGCAGGAAATCGTCCGGCGCATCGAGGTGGACTCCGATGCGCCGGACGCGTTTGGTGACCATGCCAAAGGCACGCAGCGACACGTCGGACGTCAGCACAATCAGCACATTCGGATCGGACGGCTTGGTGATGTTCACGTAGTCCGCCGCCTGGACCGTCCCACTCTGCGGCACCTCCTGCCACGAGGGACGGACTGCCGACTGCACCTGTGCCAGTGGAACCACCCCACGCCACCGGGTGCCCAGCATCAGTTCCATGTGGCCATCTCGCACTTCCAGGGCGCCCGCGCCATAGCGCGCATTCTCGCGCCACAGCCACACGAGCGTCGCAACACTCATCGCCGTAAGAATCCACGCCGCCAGCGGTGACCGCGACGTGATCCAGAGATGCAGCACGCCTGTCTCAATGAGCAGAATGCCGCTCACGGCAACCACCACGGTGCGGCTCTGCGCGGCGAGATACGTGAAACGCCTGGTGTCCATTTCGCTCACGCCACTACAACGCTCTGGGCTGAGCAACGGTGCGTTCGTTGTGCACGTTGCCGGTATTGAGCGTTCCCGTCGGCTCGAACAGCAGCACTTCCACCTCATGTTCGGCCACCGGCCGATGCTCGACGCCGCGTGGCACGATCAAAAAGTCGCCGGCCTCGAGGGTCACACTGCGGTCGCGAAACTCCATGGTGAAGCGACCGCGATGCACGAGAAACATTTCATCCTCGTGTTCATGGTGATGCCAGACGAACTCCCCCTGGAACTTCACCAGTTTCACATCCTGTCCGTTGAGCGAGCCGGCAATCCGCGGCTGCCAGTGTTCGTCAATGCGCGTGAACGCGTCGGCCAGATTCACCTTGTCGGGCACCCGCGCCGATCCAATCGCTCGCGCCATCACGCGATCGTGCTGCACGTCGGTGCCCATATGAAACTGTGTCTTTCCAACCTCCACGAAGTCGTGCTTCTCATAGAAGCGGATGGCTTTCGGATTTTCTTCCCACACACCCAGCCAGAGGGTGCGCCCGCCGCGCGATTGCGCTGTCGTGAGACACGCCTCCATCAGATGCGCCGCGACACCGCTGCCGTGGAAATCGTGGTCGACATAGAACCGCTGGATCTCCACTGGCATGTCGCCGTGCACGCTGGGATGGGTGGCGCCGTGCCGCAACAGCGCGAAGGCGCCCAGCGCGCCGTCTACCTCAACCAAAAGGTACGTGCAGGCGGGATCATTGATTTCCGCCAGTTGTAGCGACTCGCTGAATGCCGACTTGACGTAAGCCGCGAGTTGCGCGGGGTCGTTGTCGGGGCCGAAGGTCCGGGTGAAGATCCGCTGAGAGATCTCGGCGACGGCGGCGGCATCGTCCGGCGTCGCGTGACGGATGCGGAGCTGGTGGGTGGGGCGAGGGAGTGCGGGCATGGGTGGAGAATAACGTCGCGCCATGCGGCCCGCCGAATACTCTAGCGCGCCGGCGCGCCCGGCCGCGCATACGCCGACGGCACCACATCCCACGGCGCCGCACCGCGCGCCTTGGCAAACCCCAACGCATCCAATCGATGCATGAAGTCGCGGTCGAACAGCTTTTCGGCCCCCGGCGCCAGCGCTTCCTCCGATGGCAGCGTCGCCACGCGAAACTCCACGCGCAGCCCCGGAATTCCCGTGCTCACCGCACGCGCCAGCACGTCCAGCAATTCCAGGGTCTGCGGCTGGTGCGCGTAGAACAGCATGTAGTTCGATCGCGTGGCGATCTGCTTGCGATTGGACGGCGTGATGATTTTGGGCTCGGCATGTGCCCACAGGTTCATCAGGACATACACGCGAATGGTCACGCCACGCAGCCCCCGCTCGGCCAGCATGGTGGCCAGTCGCTCGTAGTCACCGTAGGTCAGCAACGGTAACACGTTGGTGATCACACCGCCGTCGCCATGCACATGCCCGTCCACCATCACCGGTGGAAAGACGCCTGGAATGGCCGTGGCCGCTTTCAGCAGCTGGCGACTGCGCGCCAGACCGTTGGCCGTGCTGTCCAGCGCATCGTTCAGTGCCCAGGTGCGACCCGTTCCCAGGTCGTAGTCGGTGGTGCCGAACACAATCTGGCGATCCACCGCAAACGCGCCCCGCAGTGCATCGCGGAACTCTCCGTTGATACTCTGATCCAGCGCACGATCGTACCGCGCCGTGTTGACCAGGCCGCCTGTTCGTTTGAGCCAGAACCACCAGTCGAAGGTCGGGGCGACTCGGTCCTGCGCCTGTCGATACAGCTCGCTCAACGTATCGATGGCGGCCGCAGTGCCCAGCAGCGCATAGGGCGCCTGCAGCGCGCCGGTACTGATGCCCGTCACCAGATCGAACGTCGGCAGACTCGCCTCTGCGCGTGAGCGCCAACCGCGTAGGAATCCCGCGCCAAACGCGCCGTTCTGTCCGCCGCCCGAGAGCATCAGCACGTCCAACGTCTTGTCACCGCGCATCGCCGCCCGACGCACCAAACGCGCCAACACGCTGTCGCGCGTGACCTGTTCGGCGCGAGCAGCCTCCGCCGCATCCTGCTGTAGTTGCGGCAGCGTGGTGGGTGGGCGGTGAATGGTCGCGCAGCCGGGCAAGAACGCCATCACCAGCACCACCGAGAGAACGCTACGCACGTTTCCCGCCCTTTCTGGGTCGTCGCATTCGCGCGCGCCGGGCAACGTCCACCGCCTTCTCCGCCCACTCCGCCAGTCGCTCCGGATCCTCGATCAGGTCGGCCGACACTTCGTAGTACTGCATGACTTCACCACCTTCGCCAAACGGCCGGAACGGGCCCATGCCGATGGCCTCGAAGTCTGATCGTGTTTCGTCATCGACCTTGAAGTACAACGTGTCGTTGTCCATCAAGGCGAAGAACAGGTCGGCGCTATACACGCCCACGCCGCCAAACATGCCACGGGCGCGAACCGCCGGCAGCACCCGACCCAGCTGGTCCAGAATGAACGCGCGATAATTCGCACTGACGGCCATACCAGAGGACTCCGTCTCGGATTACTTGCCAACCACGGCGAGGCACTCGATCTCCACGCGCGCATTGAGCGCCAGCGCCGTGGCCCCGAACGCGCTGCGTGCCGGCTTGTTGACCGGGAAGAACGTCGCATAGATGCCGTTCATGGCCGGCCACTCCTTCATGTCCGCCAGAAACGCGGTGCACTTCACCACGCGCTCCATGGACGAGCCGGTTTTTGACAGCACATCGGCGATGTTCTTGAGCGTTTGCCGAGTTTCCGCTTCAATGCCACCCGCCACCAGCGCCCCCGTGCTGTCCGTACCGATCTGGCCGGCCAGGTAGAGCATGTCGCCCACGCGCACCGCCGGTGAAAAGGGGTTCTTCGGTGGACCGTATGGTGTCAGGAACTCGATCTTCGGCGGTCCCTCGCGCGACTCGCCGTCTTCGTCCGCGCAGGCCGACAACACGATCGCGCTCAGACACAGCAGTCCTCCCAGCCACTTCGTCATCTGATGCTCCGCTTGAATGGAGTAATGGCGTGGTTCACGCCGGCTGCAACGACCACTGGGTGACCGCACCCGACAGCGTCGCTCCGTTCACGTCGAGGTAGATCATGCCGTCGGTGACCGACAACGAAAACTTCATGCGACGTTCGAGGCGCTCACAAAATGCCGCTATGAGATCCCGGTCAATCGCAAACAGCGGAATGTCCGCCGACCGATGAATGCGCTCACCCGTCCACTGCCGCTGCACCTGCGCCGGATCGCGGTGCGTGTACACGGCCACCTGCGGTGACGCCTTGGCGGCCTTGTGCAGGCGTGCCGCATCGGGTGCACCGATTTCGATCCAGACTTTCATTGCCCCCGTCAGGTCGCGCACGGATATCGTGGGATCGTCGGCGTCGGACACGCCCTTGGAAAACACGATCCCTTCGGCGTATTCCAGACAGTACGCGAACACGCGCGCCGTGAAATACTCCGGCGATTCCGACGGATGCATGGCCACCCGCAGCGCCAGCGACTCGTAACACCCCCGATCCACGTTCGACAGGGTGATGTCGAACGTGTACACGGTTGAGGTCAGCGCCATGACGCGCGGTTAGCGTACATGCGTCAACCAGCCGAACGTGTCATCGGCACGCCCGTGGGCAATATCGAGAAACGCCTTCTGGATACGCTTCGTGACGGGACCCGGCTTGCCGGCGCCGATGTTGATCCGATCGACACTGCGCACCGGTGTCAGTTCGGCCGCGGTGCCAGTGAAAAACACTTCGTCGGCCATGTACAGCATTTCGCGCGGGATGGCCTGTTCCTGCACCGCAAGGCCCTCTCGCTTGGCGAGGGCCATGATGGTGGCCCGCGTGATGCCGCCCAGCAACGAACCGTCAAGCGGCGTGGTGATCAACCCGCCGTCCACCACCAGGAACACATTCTGACCGGAGCCTTCGCTGACGGTGCCATGCGTGGAGAGCGCAATGCCTTCCGCGTACCCGTTGGCCAGCGCTTCCATCTTGATCAACTGTCCGCTCAGATAGTTGCCGGCAATCTTGGCCAGCGCCGGCACCGTGTTGGGCGCCATGCGATGCCAACTGGACACGCACGCATCCACCCCATTCGCCAGCGCTTCATCACCCAGATACGCGCCCCACGGCCAGCACGGGATATACACCTCGATGGGACTTTCGAACGGCACCATGCCCGAGGCACCGTACCCGCGCACCACCATCGGACGGATGTAGCACGATTCGACGTTGTTGCGCACCACCAGCTCGCGCGTGGCATCGATCATGTCGTCAATCGAATAGGCCAGCTCTATCCGGTAGATCTTCACCGAATTGACCAACCGCGTGAGATGCTCGCGCAAGCGGAACACCGCCGGTCCCTTTGGCGTGTGATAACACCGGATGCCCTCGAACGCCGCCGACCCGAACTGCATCGAATGGCTCAATACATGGACCTGGGCGTCGTCCCAGCGAATGAACCCGCCGTCCTTCCAGATCCACTCGGTTGCTTCGATACGGCTCATGCGATGCTCGGTGAGAAAGGGAGAAAGTGCTACAACAGGGTATTGACAGTGCCACCATCAACCAGAATGGCTTGCCCGGTAATGAAGCCCGCGCCGTGTGACGCGAGGAATGCGATGGTCGCGGCCAATTCGTCGGGACGTCCAAGACGCCCTGCCGGTGTCTGTGCAACCCATCCGGCATACACCGCATCACGCGTCGCGCCCGTGCGCTGCGTGGTGGCGGCCGCCAGTGACTCCAATCGCTCCGTCGCGGTAAATCCGGGGAGGACGGTGTTCACGGTGACACCGTCGGCAGCGACTTCGTTCGCCAATGTCCGCAGGTATCCGGTCACCGCCGCGCGCAAACTATTGCTCAACACCAACGACGGAACCGGTTCCTTGACCGCCTTCGAGGTAATGCTGATCACGCGTCCCCACTTCCGTGCACGCATCCCCGGTACGAATGCCCGCGTCAGTTCAACCGCGCTGCGCAACAGCAGTTCGCTGGCGCGTGTCCACGCCGCCCAGTCGTGTTCCATGGCCGGCCCGGTAGGCGGACCACCGGTGTTGGCCACGAGAATATCGACCTGTCCATAGCGCGCCGTGGTATCTCGCACGACCGCCTCGAGGCCTTCCACGGTGGAGAGATCGGCCACCATCGACAACACCGGTGCACCGAGCGCTTCCAATCGCGACGCCGCCGCCGCAATCGCATCCGCATCGCGTGAACAGATGGCCAGCGCACAACCTTCGCGCGCCAACGCCTCGGCCGTGGCGTACGCGATGCCTTTGCTGGCCCCGCACACCAGCGCCACCTTGCCGCGAATTCCGTAGTCCATCGTCTAGCGCGTACCGCGCAGATACGCGTCGCTGCCGTCCAGCCAATCCTGACGCGGCGGATCGAACACGTCCACATCCAACGTGTCTTCCAACGCTTCGGCCCGGTGACGCACGTGACTGGGAATCACCAGCACCTCGCCCGCGTGCACGTCGGTAAACGTGTCCCCCGGCGCATCGGCGTGTTCGCCAATCCAGAAGCGCAGCGCGCCCGACAGGATGTACGTGAACTGCTCGTTGTGATGATCATGCGCCGGCACGATGGCGCCCTTCTTGAGATGCACGTGCGCCAGCATCATGCGCTCGGAGTAGATGAGCTGCCGACTGATCAGCGGCGATAACTGTTCGAGCGGGACGTCGGTCCAGGCGAGTTTGCGAGTGGGCTGCATGGGTCGGAAGTGGTTGAGGGAACGAATAAGAAAGACGGGAGACGGGAGACGAAACGGGAGACCCTCAGTCGGCTGGACTTCTCCAGTCTTCAGTCTCCCGTCTCTTCGTTACACGTCTCTCACATACATGGGCGTCGCGGCCACCGTCGGCCGCTCGAGTTCTCCAACCAACAACCGCGCCAGTGCCGTGCGAGAGCAATGGCTGCCCAACCCCACCTTGACGGCCGGTCCGGCCAACACCTCGCCGCCGGCTTCATCGGTCAGACGCGGCGGTTTTACCAGCATCCAGTTCAACTTGCTGTTGCGCACCAGACGCTCCTGCTCGTCGCGATCATCCATGATTTCGGATTGGCCGGTACGGCGCACCCCGAACGACATGAGCTTGAGTCCGATGGACACGTTGCCTGGCATGGCGCCGATCATCGCACCGGTCTGGCAGATGAGGCGCGGCACTTCCTGCGTGCGCATGCCGGCAATGATCGCTTTCGTGGCGGCCGCGCAGAACACCTTGGGGTTCTTTGCGTGCGGTCCCAGAAACACCACGGCGGCATCGGCGCCGCGCAGCACTTCGCGAACGGCCGTCGGATCATTCAACGCGCCCACCACCACCGTCGCCGTATCAGGCGATGGCTCGGCCGGCGCGGTGCGGTAATGCAGGCGTTGCAGCAGTCCCGCTTCCGCAGCGAGCTGCACGAACGCCCGGCCCGTGCGCCCCGAAGCGCCGAACACCGCCACAATCATCGCGACACCGCCGCGATCGAGTCCGCCAACCGACGAGCGCTGGCGTACGAGGCGCCTTCCGGTCGCCAGGTGGTGAGCGAGTCGGTGCCGCGATAGCCGAAACGCAATCCGTTGCACACCGTCCATCGCCCGTCAGCATCGGCAATGACATCCCACTCGAGCACATCGCGACGCACCCGAATACGCGCGACAAACCGGTTCGTGGCGCGTCGATCGATGTCCTGTTCGGCCACGGTCACGACTTCAGCGCGACCCACGATCGTGTCGCCTCGAGTCTCAAAGGGGAGCAACGTATATCCGGCGAGCAAGGTAGTCGGGAAATAGGACTGACCACCTTCACCGCACGCGGTCAGCGTGTCGAGGGCAATCGGGTCCGATGTGGATTCACGAGACGCATCAAGAAACGCCCGCACAACACGTTGCGCGGTCACCAGCACTGCGGAGTCCGGTGGCGTGGAGGGGATTCCCGTCGCCTCCCGAACTCCGACGTCGCCTCCGAGACCAGGTGTCGACGCCTCGCCGCACGCCACCAGCATCACGAGGACCAACAGGCTGCCGGAAGCAACGGTAAGACGCATGCCACAAGTTGCACCCCCGGGGCGCCTCGCGGGAGCGCCGGAAGCAGACGAGATTGTCCCCGTCCTGCGGCGCGTCCGCATTTCCTGTCCTCTTCTCGGAATCTCCCGCAATGTCGTCGTCTGTCCAACCCCGAGTCCCCTCCGATATCGAAATCGCGCAGGCCGCGCGGATGCGTCCGATCACGGAGGTCGCCGCCGATATCGGTTTGGCTCCCGACGACATCGACCAGTACGGACGCTACAAGGCCAAGCTGCCCCTCGCTCTCGCCACCCAGCCGGCCAAGGGACGACTCGTGCTGGTGACTGCGATCAGTCCGACCCCTGCGGGCGAGGGCAAGAGCACCGTCAGCGTGGGGCTTTCCCAGGCGCTGCGCCGCCTCGGCAAGAACGCCATTCTCTGCATGCGCGAGCCCAGTCTGGGACCGGTGTTCGGCGTGAAGGGTGGGGCCGCCGGCGGCGGATATTCGCAGGTCCTGCCAATGGACGACATCAACCTCCATTTCACGGGCGACTTTCACGCCATCTCCAGCGCCCACGCGCTGTTGTCGGCGCTCATGGACAATCACCTGTACCATGGCAATGCCCTCGGACTCGACACCAAGCGAATCACCTGGCCGAGGACCATCGACATGAACGACCGCGCGCTGCGTCAGGCCATTATCGGCGTTGGCACCGGCAATGGCGCCGTGCGGGAAGAACGCTGGGTGATCATCCCCGCCAGCGAAGTCATGGCCATTGTGGCGCTCGCCTCCAGCGCCGCCGATCTGGAGCAGCGGCTGGGCAATATCATTGTCGGTGCCACCGCCGGCAGTACCAAACAACCGGTGCGCGCGCGCGACCTTGGCGCCACGGGCGCGATGACCCTGCTGCTCAAGGACGCCTTGCGTCCCAATCTCGTGCAGACGCTGGAAGGCGGACCTGCCTTCATTCACGCCGGGCCGTTTGGCAACATCGCGCACGGGTGCAACAGCCTGGTGGCCACACGCAGCGCGCTGGCGCTCGGTGAGATCGTGGTGACTGAAGCCGGGTTCGGTTCCGACCTGGGCGCCGAGAAGTTCTTCGACATCAAGTGCCGCGCCGGTGGACTTCGGCCGGAGGCTGCCGTCCTGGTGGCCACTGTGCGCTCGCTCAAGATGCAGGGTGGCCTGCCCAAGAACGCGCTCGATCAGGAAGACCTTGGCGCGCTGGAGCGCGGGTTGCCGCATCTCGCGCATCACATCGCCAATGTCCGCCAGTTCGGCGTGCCCGTGGTGGTCGCCGTCAACCGCCGGCTTACCGACACGGAAGCCGAAGTGGCGATGGTGATGGACTACGCCGCCAAGCATGGTACGCCGGTGACGATGTGCGATGTGTGGGCCAAGGGCGGTGAGGGTGGTGAAGCGCTGGCGCAGGAGGTGCTGCGTCTGCTGGCCGAAGGCACCGCCGACTTCAAGCCGCTGTACGACGCCGCGCTGCCCATTCGCGACAAGCTCAACACCATTGCCACGCGTGTGTACGGCGCCGACGGCGTGGACGTCACACCGGCCGCGCAGCGGTCCATCGAGTATCTGGAGTCCATCGGCATGGGCACCACGCCGGTGTGCATCGCCAAGACGCAATACTCGCTCACCGACGATGCCACGCGACTCGGCACGCCGAAGGGATTCCGTCTCACCGTGAACGAGGTCTACGGATCGGCCGGCGCCGGATTCGTGGTGGCCAAGTGCGGCGACATCATGACCATGCCGGGGTTGTCGAAGAAGCCGGCCGCGGAAGGGATGAAGCTGCGGCCGGATGGCACCATTGAGGGGCTGAGTTGAAGAAGACGGGAGACGGGAGACGGGAGAATGGAGACGGACGATCCGACCGATCCTCAAGCGTCCGGTTGGACGTCTCCCGTCTTCCGTCTCCCGTCTCCCGTCTCCACTTCCCCCTGCCCCCGAGTGACATCCATCACCGCTTGACGCAGTCCCGCCGCCTGTTCCTCCGGGCACCGCAGATGAAACATCACGTCGACGCCGAATGCTTCTTCAACGACGTCCACTTCAAATGCGGGAAAGAGCTGTTGCACGGCGCTGATGGCGGGATACCCCACGCGCACGATCACGTCCACGCGCGTCACGCGCATGACGCGCGGCACTGATTCCAGCGCCTGTTGCACGGCCGCGCTGTACGCTTTCACCAGACCACCGGTGCCCAGCTTCACGCCGCCAAAATAGCGCGTCACCACGGCGGCGATGTCCCCCAGTCCGCTGTGTTGCAGCACGGTGAACATCGGGCGGCCGGCGGTCCCATGCGGTTCGCCGTCGTCGCTCAGTCCAATACGATCGCTACTGCCCGGTGCGCCGATCACATACGCCCAGCAGTTGTGCGAGGCATCGGAAAATTCGCGCTGGACTTCGCGGATGAACGCCTGTGCCTCATCGACGGTGGCCGTGGGCGTGACGGTGCACACAAACCGACTGCGATCAATCACCAGCTCCGTGCGATGTCGACCCGCTGGAATCGGGTAGCGCGGCGTGGCGGGAACGCGTTCAGTCACGACCCGGTCGACGCGGCCCACGGCGCGCCGACGAACCCGATCCGGCACCCGACGCGCCACGACTTGGTGCACCCGCCGGCTTGGACTCCGCATACGGCGACGCCTTCGGCGCGGGGCGGGCGGCAGGCTTGGGCGCTGACGAACGGGACGCTGCCGGCGGGTGCCGATCCACCACGGCGCGCCAGCTTGGCTGCGGCACGTGCGCGATCGTCCGCCTTCTTCTTGCGGATCTCCGCAATCCGTTCGGCAATCGGCACTTCGAGCTTGGCTTGCGGCTTGGCGTAGTAATCAAAGCCCGGCACCGTAATGCGCGGCAATTGCTTGCCGATGGCGCGCTCGATCTGTTTCAGCTCGCCTTCTTCTTCCGGCGACACAAACGTGAACGCCTCACCCGTTTGCTCGGCGCGGGCCGTGCGCCCCACGCGATGGATGTAGTCGTCCGGCGCCACCGGCACGTCGAAGTTGACCACGTGCCCCAGTGATTCCACATCGATGCCGCGCGCCGCGATGTCTGTGGCCACCAGCACTTGGTACGCGCCGTCCTTGAATCCGGCCAACGCCTGTGTGCGCTGCGACTGCGAGCGATTGCCGTGAATGCGCTCGGCCTTGATGCCGTTCGTCACCAGCTGCGACGCGAGACGATTGGCCCGATGCTTGGTGCGCGTGAACACGAGGGCCTGCGGCATGTCGCCGCGCTTGAGCAATTCCACCAGCAGCGCGCTCTTGAGCTCCTGCGCCACCGGATACACCGCCTGCGTGATCCCCTTGGCCGGCGCCGATTGACGCTGGAGGTTGAGCGTCACCGGCTTGTTGAGCATCTCCTGCGACAGCGCGGCGATCGGTGCCGGCATCGTGGCGCTGAAGAACAGCGTCTGCCGTTTCCGGTTCGGCAGGTGACGCAGGATCTTCTTGATCTCCGGCAGGAAGCCCATGTCCAGCATGCGATCGGCTTCATCCAGCACCAGGAACTCCAGCTGGTCGAGCTTGGCGTACGGTTGCCGGAAGTGATCGAGCAATCGGCCCGGCGTGGCGACGATGACATCGACGCCGCTGCGGAACGCATGTTCTTGCGGTCCCATCCCGACGCCACCAAACACCGCCGCTGCGGAAATCGGCGTGTGGATGGCCACGTCGTTCAGACTTTCGTGAATTTGCGCCGCCAACTCACGCGTGGGCGTGAGGACCAACCCCCGCGTTGCCCCGCGCGGCTTGGCCATCAACTGGTGCAGGATGGGCAGCAGAAACGCGTAGGTCTTCCCGCTGCCGGTCATGGCGCACGCGAGAATGTCGCGACCCTCGAGTCCGGGCGGGATGGCATCCGCCTGAATGGGGGTCGGCCGGGCAAACCCCAGCTCCTTGAGGCCGCGGTGCAGGTTGGGATGCAGCGCGAAGCTGGTGAACGTCGGCAAAGTGCTCAGAATCGGGTCCAGGTCATGAGGTAGACCTGAAAGGTGGCTGTTTTGCCACCGAATAGGCAGTGACCACCGCAACCGGCCAGTTCTGGCCGGCCGGCCGGACGTCTCCCGTCTTTCCTTCTCCCGTCTCCCGTCTTTCCTACCCTGTGGCCGCTATCTCCTCGCCCGGATTCACAAACTGATCCACCTCAAACTGATACTGCCGGTTGTACAGGTCGCGATACCGGCCACCCAGGGCCAGGAGTTCGGCGTGTGTGCCGCGCTCGACAATCTGCCCCGCCTCGAGTACCAGGATCTGGTTGGCACTGGTGATGGTGGACAAGCGGTGCGCGATGAC
This sequence is a window from Gemmatimonadaceae bacterium. Protein-coding genes within it:
- a CDS encoding GNAT family N-acetyltransferase produces the protein MPALPRPTHQLRIRHATPDDAAAVAEISQRIFTRTFGPDNDPAQLAAYVKSAFSESLQLAEINDPACTYLLVEVDGALGAFALLRHGATHPSVHGDMPVEIQRFYVDHDFHGSGVAAHLMEACLTTAQSRGGRTLWLGVWEENPKAIRFYEKHDFVEVGKTQFHMGTDVQHDRVMARAIGSARVPDKVNLADAFTRIDEHWQPRIAGSLNGQDVKLVKFQGEFVWHHHEHEDEMFLVHRGRFTMEFRDRSVTLEAGDFLIVPRGVEHRPVAEHEVEVLLFEPTGTLNTGNVHNERTVAQPRAL
- a CDS encoding YaeQ family protein, coding for MALTSTVYTFDITLSNVDRGCYESLALRVAMHPSESPEYFTARVFAYCLEYAEGIVFSKGVSDADDPTISVRDLTGAMKVWIEIGAPDAARLHKAAKASPQVAVYTHRDPAQVQRQWTGERIHRSADIPLFAIDRDLIAAFCERLERRMKFSLSVTDGMIYLDVNGATLSGAVTQWSLQPA
- a CDS encoding c-type cytochrome, encoding MRSWSVAVAVVVTSAALGCAHAKTEPAAAAASPVAARPEPGRGGPPGEGRGGAPAGPRRAPQPPNWERQDSVRRALVAEVLKSVEGRENEPAGKVFKNVQLNKAMPVKEFLAMMNEQYGRSVGASCTGCHANTNVAGVLKVDYASEEPKKKQIARQMERMTQSINKDLSKVKELDQPYIRTTCVVCHRGAEHMPTTMEPLKNTESPPTRKKS
- a CDS encoding RidA family protein encodes the protein MTKWLGGLLCLSAIVLSACADEDGESREGPPKIEFLTPYGPPKNPFSPAVRVGDMLYLAGQIGTDSTGALVAGGIEAETRQTLKNIADVLSKTGSSMERVVKCTAFLADMKEWPAMNGIYATFFPVNKPARSAFGATALALNARVEIECLAVVGK
- a CDS encoding SDR family oxidoreductase — its product is MDYGIRGKVALVCGASKGIAYATAEALAREGCALAICSRDADAIAAAASRLEALGAPVLSMVADLSTVEGLEAVVRDTTARYGQVDILVANTGGPPTGPAMEHDWAAWTRASELLLRSAVELTRAFVPGMRARKWGRVISITSKAVKEPVPSLVLSNSLRAAVTGYLRTLANEVAADGVTVNTVLPGFTATERLESLAAATTQRTGATRDAVYAGWVAQTPAGRLGRPDELAATIAFLASHGAGFITGQAILVDGGTVNTLL
- a CDS encoding branched-chain amino acid transaminase; this encodes MSRIEATEWIWKDGGFIRWDDAQVHVLSHSMQFGSAAFEGIRCYHTPKGPAVFRLREHLTRLVNSVKIYRIELAYSIDDMIDATRELVVRNNVESCYIRPMVVRGYGASGMVPFESPIEVYIPCWPWGAYLGDEALANGVDACVSSWHRMAPNTVPALAKIAGNYLSGQLIKMEALANGYAEGIALSTHGTVSEGSGQNVFLVVDGGLITTPLDGSLLGGITRATIMALAKREGLAVQEQAIPREMLYMADEVFFTGTAAELTPVRSVDRINIGAGKPGPVTKRIQKAFLDIAHGRADDTFGWLTHVR
- a CDS encoding patatin-like phospholipase family protein, giving the protein MRSVLSVVLVMAFLPGCATIHRPPTTLPQLQQDAAEAARAEQVTRDSVLARLVRRAAMRGDKTLDVLMLSGGGQNGAFGAGFLRGWRSRAEASLPTFDLVTGISTGALQAPYALLGTAAAIDTLSELYRQAQDRVAPTFDWWFWLKRTGGLVNTARYDRALDQSINGEFRDALRGAFAVDRQIVFGTTDYDLGTGRTWALNDALDSTANGLARSRQLLKAATAIPGVFPPVMVDGHVHGDGGVITNVLPLLTYGDYERLATMLAERGLRGVTIRVYVLMNLWAHAEPKIITPSNRKQIATRSNYMLFYAHQPQTLELLDVLARAVSTGIPGLRVEFRVATLPSEEALAPGAEKLFDRDFMHRLDALGFAKARGAAPWDVVPSAYARPGAPAR
- a CDS encoding SET domain-containing protein-lysine N-methyltransferase, producing MRRSPVQGLGGFAIHHIPAGTRLIEYAGERITPAESEARYPDVPGERHHTYLFAIDDAVVVDAAVNGNEARFLNHSCAPNCDAVIDEGRIWIETLHDIEPGEELVYDYAYVLNERHTPAAKRRYPCHCGAITCRGTILAKKR
- a CDS encoding cupin domain-containing protein; the encoded protein is MQPTRKLAWTDVPLEQLSPLISRQLIYSERMMLAHVHLKKGAIVPAHDHHNEQFTYILSGALRFWIGEHADAPGDTFTDVHAGEVLVIPSHVRHRAEALEDTLDVDVFDPPRQDWLDGSDAYLRGTR
- a CDS encoding TfoX/Sxy family protein encodes the protein MAVSANYRAFILDQLGRVLPAVRARGMFGGVGVYSADLFFALMDNDTLYFKVDDETRSDFEAIGMGPFRPFGEGGEVMQYYEVSADLIEDPERLAEWAEKAVDVARRARMRRPRKGGKRA